One genomic segment of Chitinivibrionales bacterium includes these proteins:
- a CDS encoding integration host factor subunit beta, which translates to MANTTKHDLIADVSKVTGLTQADTKIVVEELLDSISEILEDGKNIEVRGFGTFYTKTRKPRPARNPKTGEVVPLQKRVVPLFKYSSEMKKKIVSALKKKEQPSSF; encoded by the coding sequence GTGGCTAATACAACAAAACATGATCTAATCGCAGACGTTTCAAAAGTAACCGGACTTACCCAGGCAGATACAAAGATTGTTGTCGAAGAACTTCTTGATAGCATTTCCGAAATTCTGGAAGATGGTAAGAATATCGAAGTACGCGGATTCGGTACCTTTTACACTAAGACCCGCAAACCGCGTCCGGCACGGAATCCTAAAACCGGAGAAGTCGTTCCGTTGCAAAAAAGAGTCGTTCCGCTGTTCAAGTATTCAAGTGAGATGAAGAAAAAAATTGTAAGTGCGCTTAAAAAGAAAGAACAGCCGTCTTCATTCTAA